One Archangium violaceum genomic window, CCAGGGATGAAGGGACGACCTTCCTCGTCCGGCTTCCTCGGGCTTGAACCGTTGTCGGGGCCATGGGCAGGCGCCAGCATCTCAGGAGGAGAGCTCCTCGATGGCCGCCCCTACGTCCTCGAGCCGAGACACCACCTTCATGGCCCCCGCGTTCGCCAGGGTCTCGGCATGACCGGGCCAGCTATGCCCGCCTCCCGTGAAACCGATCACCCTCATTCCGGCTGCGACTGCCCCCTCGATACCATGCGACGAATCCTCGATGACGAGCGTGTCTCGTGGATCGACCCCGAACACCCGGGCCGCGTGCAGGAAGACGTCGGGTGCGGGCTTCGAGCGTCCCACCTCGGGGGCCGAGAAGATGTGAGGATGGAAGCGCTCCCAAAGGCCCGCGGCGTTCATGCTGATCTTCAGCCGCCGGGTGCTCGAGTTCGAGCACACGCAGCGTGGGCCCGTGAGCCGATCGAGCAGCGCGTGCACGCCCGCGATGGGCTTCACGCTCTCCAGTCTGCGGTCGATTGCGAGGTTCGAACGCTCACGGTAGTCCTCAGGCAGAGGGCGCCCGAGCTGCTGGGTGACCACGCTCCTGAGCTGCGCATCGGTCAGCCCGGTGAAGCGGGTGATGACCTCCTCCTGGGAGATCACGAAACCCAGTCCGGTCAGCAGCTCGGCGTGTACGCCGGCCGCCAGGAGCTCCGAATCGATCAGTACGCCG contains:
- a CDS encoding HAD family hydrolase; its protein translation is MLTIFDCDGVLIDSELLAAGVHAELLTGLGFVISQEEVITRFTGLTDAQLRSVVTQQLGRPLPEDYRERSNLAIDRRLESVKPIAGVHALLDRLTGPRCVCSNSSTRRLKISMNAAGLWERFHPHIFSAPEVGRSKPAPDVFLHAARVFGVDPRDTLVIEDSSHGIEGAVAAGMRVIGFTGGGHSWPGHAETLANAGAMKVVSRLEDVGAAIEELSS